The following coding sequences are from one Ruminococcus flavefaciens AE3010 window:
- a CDS encoding deoxycytidylate deaminase, which produces MKRTDYISWDEYFMGIAMLSAQRSKDNSTQVGACIVNDQHKIVSVGYNGMPTGCDDDDMPWERSAESPLDTKYPFVCHAELNAILNSSFGSLSGCTLYVTLFPCNECAKAIIQSGIKRVVYYSNKYADTDGVKASCILFDKCGVKTEEYKPSGKDITLSV; this is translated from the coding sequence ATGAAAAGAACCGATTATATAAGCTGGGACGAGTACTTCATGGGCATTGCCATGCTCTCCGCACAGCGCAGCAAGGACAACTCCACACAGGTAGGTGCCTGTATCGTCAATGACCAGCACAAGATAGTTTCCGTAGGCTACAACGGTATGCCCACAGGCTGCGACGACGATGATATGCCGTGGGAGCGCAGTGCCGAGTCCCCTCTCGATACAAAGTACCCCTTCGTATGTCACGCTGAGCTCAATGCTATCCTCAACAGCAGCTTCGGAAGCCTCAGCGGCTGCACTCTCTACGTTACACTTTTCCCCTGCAACGAGTGCGCAAAGGCTATCATACAGTCGGGTATCAAGCGGGTGGTCTACTACAGCAACAAGTACGCCGACACCGACGGAGTAAAGGCTTCCTGCATTCTTTTCGACAAGTGCGGAGTCAAGACCGAGGAATACAAGCCTAGCGGCAAGGATATAACGCTTTCAGTCTGA
- a CDS encoding site-2 protease family protein, with product MFESDFITTALILLIVVRLAVFMLIVPIHESAHGLMAHWFGDDTAKDAGRITLNPFAHLDIAGFVLMLFLGVGWAKPVPVNPSKFKKRRLGMAMVSLAGPLSNLIAAFLGAAVCAVIVSVSSASDYTVLELKEGMSAAQIAAMILYVFVEINVSLAVFNLIPLPPLDGFNILRSFMPVKFDMWVFKNYRAINTAFIILLILSTHIYELQLPYLYARGIAETLIWLSVSWIPSLFGF from the coding sequence ATGTTTGAATCGGATTTTATAACTACAGCTCTTATACTCCTTATTGTGGTAAGACTGGCTGTCTTTATGCTTATCGTACCAATTCACGAATCTGCCCACGGTCTTATGGCGCACTGGTTCGGAGACGATACTGCCAAGGACGCGGGAAGGATAACCCTTAATCCATTTGCACATCTTGATATCGCAGGCTTTGTGCTTATGCTGTTTCTGGGAGTGGGCTGGGCTAAGCCCGTCCCTGTGAATCCCTCAAAGTTTAAGAAAAGGCGTCTCGGTATGGCTATGGTATCCCTTGCAGGACCGCTTTCCAATCTCATTGCAGCTTTTCTCGGAGCGGCTGTGTGTGCGGTAATCGTAAGCGTGTCGTCAGCGTCGGATTACACTGTCCTTGAACTGAAAGAGGGCATGTCGGCTGCTCAGATAGCTGCTATGATACTGTATGTCTTTGTAGAGATCAACGTCAGCCTTGCTGTCTTCAATCTCATACCGCTTCCGCCGCTGGACGGCTTCAATATACTTCGCTCGTTCATGCCTGTGAAGTTCGATATGTGGGTGTTCAAAAACTACAGGGCGATAAACACAGCGTTTATCATACTTCTTATTCTTTCAACACATATCTACGAATTACAGCTGCCTTATCTGTATGCAAGAGGGATAGCTGAGACGCTTATATGGCTGTCGGTATCGTGGATACCAAGTCTTTTCGGTTTTTAA
- a CDS encoding tRNA threonylcarbamoyladenosine dehydratase, whose product MSDIFSRTQLLMGDEAMDILARSRVAVFGIGGVGGYTVEALARSGVGALDLIDDDKVCVTNINRQIIALGSTVGMYKVDAAAERVRDINPDCKVTCHKMFYMPETADKLDLSQYDYVIDAIDTVTGKIEIIMQAKNAGVPVISSMGAGNKLDPTRFEVADIYKTSVCPLAKVMRYQLKRRGVKKLKVVYSKEEPLTPRGQAVDDDSGNTDMRTGTARRSTPASVAFVPSVVGLIIAGEVIKDLVKKAPKENDNEDNQCQRG is encoded by the coding sequence ATGTCTGATATTTTTTCAAGAACTCAGCTTCTCATGGGTGATGAAGCTATGGATATACTGGCAAGATCCCGTGTCGCCGTTTTCGGCATAGGCGGTGTAGGCGGATATACCGTTGAAGCTCTCGCACGCTCAGGTGTGGGAGCACTTGACCTCATCGACGATGACAAGGTGTGCGTGACCAATATCAACCGCCAGATAATCGCTCTCGGCAGCACCGTGGGTATGTACAAGGTGGACGCGGCGGCTGAGCGTGTCCGCGATATCAATCCCGACTGCAAGGTTACCTGCCACAAGATGTTCTATATGCCCGAAACTGCCGACAAACTCGACCTTTCACAGTACGACTACGTCATCGACGCTATCGACACCGTAACGGGCAAGATAGAGATCATCATGCAGGCTAAAAATGCGGGAGTTCCAGTTATAAGCTCCATGGGCGCAGGAAATAAGCTTGACCCAACACGATTTGAGGTGGCGGATATTTACAAGACCTCGGTGTGTCCACTTGCCAAGGTCATGCGCTATCAGCTGAAACGCCGCGGAGTGAAAAAGCTCAAGGTGGTGTACTCCAAGGAGGAGCCCCTTACTCCACGGGGACAGGCTGTTGATGACGACTCGGGCAATACAGATATGAGAACGGGTACTGCAAGGCGCTCCACGCCTGCTTCTGTGGCGTTTGTGCCCTCAGTGGTGGGACTTATCATCGCAGGTGAGGTCATCAAGGACTTAGTAAAAAAAGCTCCAAAGGAGAACGATAATGAAGATAATCAATGCCAGAGAGGCTGA
- the scpB gene encoding SMC-Scp complex subunit ScpB: protein MEIKEKLGAIEAILFASGEPIEIYRLSEASGVDAGTLPSMIRLLNERYDDYNSGICIKKFDSSYQMCTREEFGEQVRAALETKRSAPLSNAAMEALTIIAYNQPVSKGFVENVRGIDSSSVINNLVEKGLVEEAGRLDVPGKPIVYRTTSVFLRSFGLSSTADLPPLPGHDELVLETEDEFVKRELAESQQE, encoded by the coding sequence TTGGAGATCAAAGAAAAGCTCGGAGCAATAGAGGCTATACTCTTTGCAAGCGGCGAGCCTATCGAGATATACCGCCTTTCCGAAGCAAGCGGCGTTGACGCAGGCACTCTGCCGTCAATGATAAGACTGCTCAATGAGCGCTATGATGACTATAACAGCGGTATCTGCATCAAAAAGTTCGACAGCAGCTATCAGATGTGTACCCGTGAGGAGTTCGGCGAGCAGGTGAGAGCGGCACTGGAGACCAAAAGGTCTGCCCCACTGTCAAATGCGGCTATGGAGGCTCTTACCATAATTGCCTATAATCAGCCCGTATCAAAGGGCTTCGTGGAGAATGTCCGCGGAATAGACAGCTCCTCTGTCATAAACAATCTTGTGGAAAAGGGACTTGTTGAGGAAGCAGGACGTCTTGACGTTCCGGGTAAGCCCATTGTCTACAGGACAACATCGGTGTTCCTGAGAAGCTTCGGGCTCAGTTCTACTGCCGATCTTCCGCCTCTTCCCGGACATGATGAATTAGTTCTGGAGACTGAGGACGAGTTTGTGAAAAGAGAGCTTGCTGAATCTCAGCAGGAATAA
- a CDS encoding GNAT family N-acetyltransferase has translation MKIINAREADFGTVKDITQSTINAVYPHYYPKGAVDFFLAHHSDENIMRDIQNGDVFLLLTDDGQAAGTVTTEKNEINRLFVLPQYQGQGFGGALLRFAEERIAENYDKAELSVSLPAKAIYLKKGYSFKEYCAIKTENGDYLCFDNMEKAMLKQK, from the coding sequence ATGAAGATAATCAATGCCAGAGAGGCTGACTTCGGCACCGTTAAGGACATCACTCAGAGCACCATAAATGCGGTCTATCCCCACTACTATCCCAAGGGCGCAGTGGACTTCTTCCTCGCTCACCACAGCGACGAAAATATCATGCGGGATATACAAAACGGTGATGTTTTTCTGCTTCTCACCGATGACGGACAGGCGGCAGGCACTGTCACCACGGAAAAGAACGAGATAAACCGACTGTTCGTGCTTCCTCAGTATCAGGGACAGGGCTTCGGCGGAGCTCTCCTGCGCTTTGCCGAGGAGCGTATCGCCGAGAACTACGACAAGGCGGAGCTGTCCGTGTCTCTGCCTGCAAAGGCTATATATCTGAAAAAGGGCTATAGCTTCAAGGAATACTGCGCAATTAAGACCGAAAACGGCGATTATCTGTGCTTTGACAATATGGAGAAGGCAATGTTAAAACAAAAATAA
- a CDS encoding DUF3781 domain-containing protein gives MDNELTNNIDKLHTTELGAMRIKRNLSLDCVDAAAWCRDRIVSPEAAIERKGKNWYITIDGCIITVNAYSFTIITAHKLRKEH, from the coding sequence ATGGATAACGAACTGACGAATAATATTGATAAGCTCCACACGACCGAGCTTGGAGCTATGCGCATAAAGAGAAATCTCAGCCTTGACTGCGTGGACGCAGCTGCATGGTGCAGGGACAGGATAGTCTCCCCCGAAGCTGCCATAGAGCGCAAAGGCAAGAACTGGTACATAACCATTGACGGCTGTATCATCACTGTGAATGCATACAGCTTCACTATAATAACTGCACATAAACTCAGAAAGGAGCATTGA
- the rpmB gene encoding 50S ribosomal protein L28, translating to MAKCDICGKGVTFGIKVSHSHRRSNRTWKPNVKRVKAIVKGTPCHIYACSRCLRSGKIERA from the coding sequence ATGGCAAAATGTGATATCTGCGGAAAGGGCGTAACCTTTGGTATCAAGGTTTCCCACTCACACAGACGTTCAAACAGAACATGGAAGCCTAACGTAAAGCGCGTAAAGGCTATCGTCAAGGGTACTCCTTGTCATATCTATGCTTGCTCAAGATGTCTGCGTTCAGGCAAGATCGAGAGAGCTTGA
- a CDS encoding glycosyl hydrolase codes for MKNKLKKALSLAAAGVMAAVQCSSLSFFSSFAAGEASAATQFPYTIEGEDMEGAELWTSIYQTEIPGYSGKGFYYLTAKPGSFEVNVPEDGMYSITVHGAQILNQEGRQQAIKINGVKYTTQAAYSDKWIDYDFGMVRMNKGVNTIEFINEYGYMAIDTVTVDHASFPDLSKASGTPIDKDATPETKALMKYLKSVYGKNILSGQQEIYGGGHSVETTIRYDANANKCVDQDGKEYVIDEESWDKTEQGEKFPWHCTGADGQVYTYSTQNRNYTYNDYDYEVRYIKELTGEEPAIRGFDFGSYCPCYAWDDGVAQRMIDWATKKNGICTASWHVNVPTQKADYTLGEPLDFAKTTYTQNTDFVTANCMVKGTMEYDYFQLCMKNLAAELKKLQDAGVPVIFRPFHEAEGNPSHTEDPIDGSGAWFWWSKEGAVVYNKLWAFLQDTLTNEYGLHNLIWEQNLYAWSDNSAKWYSGDDKVDIVGFDKYNCQYNRHDGKQQGVPNEDAEAGIFYTLNKFVKGNKMVSMPENDSIPGLNNMQVEHAYWLYFCPWYDSEQAHFLCGKEYQDADAVKALYNSDFCIALSELPKDLYKSSSEPSTGSTTTTKPTVTTTTTTATTTATKPAATTTTTTAPVPTDVKYGDANCDGGVDMSDVVLIMQSLANPNKYGLSGTDKSHITAKGQLNGDVDADVKGITSNDALRIQEFLLGKIKELAPSAK; via the coding sequence ATGAAGAATAAGCTAAAAAAGGCATTGTCACTGGCTGCTGCGGGCGTTATGGCAGCCGTGCAGTGCAGCTCACTGAGCTTTTTCAGCTCATTTGCAGCAGGTGAGGCGTCTGCTGCAACACAGTTCCCTTACACTATCGAAGGCGAGGATATGGAGGGAGCAGAGCTCTGGACAAGTATCTATCAGACAGAGATACCCGGATACTCGGGAAAGGGCTTCTACTACCTTACAGCCAAGCCAGGTTCATTTGAGGTCAATGTTCCCGAGGACGGTATGTATTCTATCACCGTTCACGGCGCACAGATACTCAATCAGGAGGGCAGACAGCAGGCTATAAAGATAAACGGTGTGAAGTACACCACACAGGCTGCTTACTCCGATAAGTGGATCGACTACGACTTCGGAATGGTGCGTATGAATAAGGGAGTAAATACTATCGAATTCATCAACGAGTACGGCTATATGGCAATAGATACCGTAACAGTTGACCACGCCTCTTTCCCTGACCTCTCAAAGGCAAGCGGCACACCCATAGATAAGGACGCTACTCCCGAGACAAAGGCTCTTATGAAGTACCTCAAGAGCGTTTACGGAAAGAATATCCTCTCAGGTCAGCAGGAGATATACGGCGGCGGTCACTCTGTGGAGACTACTATCCGCTATGACGCCAATGCCAATAAGTGCGTAGATCAGGACGGCAAGGAGTACGTCATCGACGAGGAGAGCTGGGACAAGACCGAGCAGGGCGAGAAGTTCCCGTGGCACTGCACTGGTGCTGACGGACAGGTCTATACCTACAGCACTCAGAACCGCAACTACACCTATAACGACTACGATTACGAAGTAAGATACATCAAGGAGCTCACAGGGGAGGAGCCTGCTATCCGCGGATTCGACTTCGGAAGCTACTGCCCCTGTTATGCGTGGGACGACGGTGTTGCACAGCGTATGATAGACTGGGCGACTAAGAAAAACGGAATCTGTACGGCTTCATGGCACGTAAATGTTCCCACTCAGAAGGCTGACTATACCCTCGGTGAGCCTCTTGACTTTGCAAAGACAACATATACCCAGAATACGGACTTCGTTACCGCAAACTGCATGGTAAAGGGCACTATGGAGTATGACTACTTCCAGCTTTGCATGAAGAATCTTGCAGCCGAGCTGAAAAAGCTTCAGGACGCAGGCGTACCCGTTATCTTCCGTCCCTTCCATGAAGCTGAGGGCAACCCCAGCCATACCGAGGACCCTATCGACGGCTCGGGAGCATGGTTCTGGTGGTCTAAGGAGGGCGCTGTAGTCTACAACAAGCTCTGGGCATTTTTACAGGACACTCTTACAAACGAATACGGTCTCCATAACCTTATCTGGGAGCAGAACCTCTATGCATGGTCTGACAACTCCGCTAAGTGGTACTCAGGAGACGACAAGGTGGATATAGTCGGCTTTGATAAGTACAACTGCCAGTACAACCGTCATGACGGCAAGCAGCAGGGCGTACCCAACGAGGACGCTGAGGCAGGCATATTCTATACCCTCAATAAGTTCGTAAAGGGCAATAAAATGGTATCCATGCCCGAGAACGACTCTATCCCGGGGCTTAACAATATGCAGGTGGAGCATGCTTACTGGCTGTATTTCTGTCCGTGGTATGACTCGGAGCAGGCACACTTCCTCTGCGGCAAGGAATATCAGGACGCAGACGCAGTAAAGGCACTTTACAACAGTGATTTCTGTATTGCGCTTTCTGAGCTCCCAAAGGACCTTTACAAGAGCAGCTCTGAGCCATCAACAGGCTCCACAACTACAACAAAGCCCACAGTCACAACTACGACAACTACAGCTACAACAACCGCAACAAAGCCTGCGGCAACTACTACAACTACCACAGCACCTGTTCCTACAGATGTGAAGTACGGTGACGCAAACTGCGACGGTGGTGTGGATATGTCGGACGTTGTTCTCATTATGCAGAGCCTTGCAAATCCCAACAAGTACGGTCTGAGCGGCACTGACAAGAGTCACATCACCGCAAAGGGACAGCTCAACGGCGATGTTGATGCCGACGTAAAGGGCATCACCTCCAACGACGCTCTGAGAATTCAGGAGTTCCTTCTCGGTAAGATAAAGGAGCTTGCACCAAGTGCAAAATAA
- a CDS encoding radical SAM protein, with protein sequence MNEYTKNLSRIEFIVTMGCTGRCRHCSEGSHDFGGEHIDGELAAKAVTEVCGYYAIKSLMTFGGEPLLYTETVCAIHRAAKAAGIPLREIITNGYFSKDSSRIKEVAKMLADSGVNRVLLSVDAFHQETIPLEPVICFAEAVKDTGVLIELSPAWLKSPHHDNPYNNETRRLLKIFTDKSFGVADGNIIFPQGNAKVLLAEYFDGETDMANPYEDDPRDIHSLCFEPDGSVLGGNICDTDIMDIIRNYKP encoded by the coding sequence ATGAACGAATACACTAAAAATTTAAGCAGAATAGAATTTATAGTTACAATGGGCTGCACAGGCAGGTGCAGGCATTGCAGCGAGGGCAGCCATGATTTCGGCGGCGAACACATAGACGGTGAGCTTGCAGCAAAGGCGGTTACCGAGGTCTGCGGATACTATGCCATAAAGTCCCTCATGACCTTTGGCGGCGAGCCTCTGCTCTACACCGAGACCGTCTGCGCTATCCACAGGGCTGCAAAGGCTGCGGGAATACCTCTGCGTGAGATAATCACCAACGGCTATTTCAGCAAGGACAGTTCAAGGATAAAAGAAGTTGCAAAAATGCTGGCGGACAGCGGCGTGAACCGCGTCCTGCTCTCCGTTGACGCCTTTCATCAGGAGACTATCCCTCTTGAACCTGTGATATGCTTCGCGGAAGCTGTGAAAGATACGGGAGTTCTCATTGAGCTAAGTCCTGCATGGCTGAAAAGTCCCCACCATGATAACCCGTACAACAATGAGACCCGCAGGCTGCTGAAAATATTCACTGACAAGAGCTTCGGAGTTGCTGACGGTAATATCATATTTCCGCAGGGCAATGCAAAGGTGCTTCTTGCTGAGTACTTCGACGGTGAAACTGATATGGCAAACCCCTATGAGGACGACCCTCGGGATATCCATTCACTTTGCTTTGAACCCGACGGCAGCGTTCTGGGCGGAAATATCTGTGATACGGATATTATGGATATAATCAGGAACTACAAACCATAA
- a CDS encoding GerW family sporulation protein, with product MSANNTPVSELLGISIEKIKEMADVNAIIGEPIKLPDGTTIIPVSKVSYGFASGGSDLPSKYDKDLFGGGAGAGVSIKPEGFLVISPDGSAKMVNMEGANDPISNAIEKMPAIIDKVSGFINKKKNVGSTDISDGGITDGSVSIN from the coding sequence ATGAGTGCAAACAACACACCTGTAAGCGAACTTTTAGGAATATCCATTGAGAAGATCAAGGAGATGGCAGACGTCAACGCTATTATCGGCGAGCCTATAAAGCTTCCCGACGGCACAACGATCATTCCCGTTTCAAAGGTAAGCTACGGCTTTGCTTCGGGCGGCTCGGATCTGCCATCCAAGTACGATAAGGATCTTTTCGGCGGCGGAGCAGGAGCAGGCGTTTCCATAAAGCCCGAGGGCTTCCTCGTTATCTCTCCCGACGGCTCTGCAAAGATGGTCAATATGGAGGGTGCTAACGACCCCATCAGCAATGCTATCGAGAAAATGCCTGCAATTATCGATAAGGTAAGCGGCTTCATCAACAAGAAGAAAAACGTCGGCTCAACTGACATCAGCGACGGCGGCATCACAGATGGCTCCGTGTCCATAAACTGA
- a CDS encoding segregation and condensation protein A, with amino-acid sequence MESISFKLEVFEGPLDLLLSLIAKHKLNICDIEISKLLEQYLLYIDQAHEQNLELAGEFLEMAARLIYIKTAFLLPQPEEAEQMKRELEGALIEYSLCKVAAQRLAYSYVGGDIFVRSPMKIKADMTYTLVHDPERLAMAYSAISLKSIKSEHAKLHVENKINSVVKRRIVSVMTKVVHILRELYESGEVYMDKLYEGVTDRSSRVATFLAVLELTRHGRITISDDNMIIYFKGSKNGVRKTWRSKKSSEQ; translated from the coding sequence ATGGAAAGTATTTCATTCAAGCTGGAGGTCTTTGAGGGACCTCTCGACCTGCTGCTGAGCCTTATTGCCAAGCATAAGCTGAATATCTGCGATATTGAGATATCCAAGCTGCTGGAGCAGTACCTGCTCTATATCGATCAGGCTCATGAGCAGAATCTGGAGCTTGCAGGCGAATTCCTTGAAATGGCTGCAAGGCTCATATATATAAAGACAGCCTTTCTGCTGCCGCAGCCCGAGGAGGCTGAGCAGATGAAGCGTGAGCTGGAGGGAGCTCTTATAGAGTACTCCCTGTGTAAGGTAGCAGCTCAGAGACTGGCGTATTCCTACGTCGGCGGAGATATATTCGTGCGCAGTCCCATGAAGATCAAGGCAGATATGACCTATACCCTTGTACACGACCCCGAGAGACTTGCTATGGCGTACAGCGCTATATCACTGAAAAGCATAAAGTCAGAGCACGCAAAGCTCCACGTTGAGAACAAGATAAACTCTGTAGTTAAGCGGCGCATAGTCTCGGTCATGACAAAGGTAGTCCATATCCTGAGAGAGCTTTATGAGTCTGGCGAGGTCTATATGGATAAGCTCTATGAGGGAGTGACGGACCGCTCGTCGAGAGTGGCTACATTCCTTGCGGTGCTGGAGCTTACAAGACACGGCCGTATCACCATAAGCGACGATAATATGATCATCTACTTCAAAGGAAGTAAGAACGGAGTGAGAAAAACTTGGAGATCAAAGAAAAGCTCGGAGCAATAG
- a CDS encoding GNAT family N-acetyltransferase: MNIRRFEAKDADAVSALVIKTIRISNVKDYPAELMEELVKSQQPQNILERAGWTHFYVVEDNDTIIGCGSIGPYWGKEDESGLFTIFVLPEYQGKGVGRLIMETLEKDEYFLRAKRIEIPSSITGCQFYRKFGYDYKNGIAELDEENLYRLEKFRDIGKYGIKKIDRNDIPECVKVIKESFMTVAAEFGFTAENAPRFVAFSTTDEKLFSQLDNEHRPMYAYFSEDGKIIGYYSLQKLENNECELNNLCVLPNYRHNNIGSKLFSHACEKAKAMGCVKMVFGIVEENVKLRKWYEKNGAVHVGTKKFDFFPFTCGYMEKSL, from the coding sequence ATGAACATAAGACGATTTGAAGCCAAAGACGCAGATGCTGTTTCGGCTCTTGTCATAAAAACTATAAGAATATCCAACGTTAAGGACTACCCTGCCGAGCTTATGGAGGAGCTTGTAAAGTCCCAGCAGCCGCAGAATATCCTCGAACGCGCCGGCTGGACGCACTTCTATGTAGTAGAGGATAACGATACTATCATCGGCTGCGGCTCAATAGGTCCTTACTGGGGCAAGGAGGACGAAAGCGGTCTGTTCACTATATTTGTGCTCCCCGAATATCAGGGCAAGGGCGTGGGACGGCTCATTATGGAAACTCTTGAAAAGGACGAGTACTTCCTCCGTGCCAAGCGTATAGAGATACCCTCGTCTATTACAGGCTGCCAGTTTTACAGGAAGTTCGGCTACGATTACAAAAACGGTATTGCGGAGCTTGACGAGGAGAACCTTTATCGCCTTGAAAAGTTCCGAGATATCGGCAAATACGGCATAAAGAAGATAGACAGGAACGATATCCCCGAATGTGTAAAGGTCATAAAAGAAAGCTTTATGACAGTTGCAGCGGAATTCGGTTTTACTGCTGAAAATGCACCGCGATTTGTTGCTTTTTCAACGACTGATGAAAAGCTTTTCTCGCAGCTTGACAATGAGCATCGTCCAATGTATGCATACTTTTCCGAAGATGGTAAGATCATCGGCTACTATTCACTGCAAAAACTTGAAAACAACGAGTGCGAGCTGAATAACCTCTGCGTACTCCCGAACTACAGACACAATAACATCGGAAGCAAGCTTTTCAGCCACGCCTGCGAAAAAGCAAAGGCTATGGGCTGCGTGAAAATGGTTTTCGGCATAGTTGAAGAAAATGTGAAGCTGCGCAAATGGTACGAGAAGAACGGAGCTGTACACGTTGGCACGAAAAAGTTCGACTTCTTCCCATTCACCTGCGGCTATATGGAAAAATCACTGTAA